GGATGCCAACCGCTGGCACGTGCTCGATGAGTATGCGCGGCTGCCTTTTCCCTTCGCCAGGGTGCGCCGGGCGCATTTTGAGGTGCGCCGGCAGTGGTCGGCCGCGTGGTATCTCGACTACCTGCGCACGTGGTCGGCGGTGGTCAACTATGCCCGCCAGCACGACGGCGCCGATGCCGTGCGGCTGGTGGCCGACGAGCTAACGCAGCTGTGGGGGGCGGACGAGCGCGAAATTGTATTCCCCATTTTTGCGCGCGCCGGGGTAGTATAGCCGCTAGGGTAGCCGTTGTAATAGTAATACACGGGCGCAGGTGGCGATGCAGCTGGGGCGCCCTATTTGCTTATAAATTATGACTCCCAACTTACCCTTCGCTGGCCTGCGCGTGTTGGAGCTGGCCGCCGTGCTTGCCGGCCCGCAGGTGGGCCAATTCTTCGCCGAGCTGGGGGCCGACGTGCTCAAAATTGAACCCCCGACGGGCGATGTGACCCGCACCTGGCGCACGCCCGGCGATGCCCCCGACAGCTCGGTATCGGCTTATTTTGCGGCTTCCAACTGGGGCAAAGCCTCACTGGTGCTCGACCTCACCGAGCCCGAGGCGCAGGCCGCGCTGCACCGGCTGGCCACCGAGGCCGACGTGCTCCTCTTAAGCTACAAGCCCGGCGATGCCGAGAAGCTGGGCGTGGGCTATGCGGCGCTGTCCGCCGCTAATCCGCGCCTTATCTACGCGCACCTCACCGGCTACGGCCCGGCTAGCCCCCGCGTGGGCTACGACGCCGTGCTGCAAGCCGAAACCGGCTTTATGCACCTCAACGCGGCCAGCCCCGCCGACCCGCCTCAGAAGATGCCCGTGGCGCTCATCGACCTGCTGGCCGCCCATCAGCTCAAGGAAGGTATCCTCACGGCCCTGTACCAGCGGGAGAAAACCGGCCGGGGCGCGCTGTTGTCGGTGAGCCTGCTCGACAGCGCGCTAGCCTCGCTGGCCAACCAGGGTGCCACTTGGCTCGTGACCGGGCACGACCCCCGGCCGCTAGGGTCGGGCCACCCCGGCATTGTGCCCTACGGCACCGTGTACCGCACTGCCGATGGCCAGCGCCTGGTGCTGGCCATCGGCACCGACGCGCAGTTTCGGCAGCTGTGCCTGGTACTGATGCGCCCCCGCTGGGCCGATGAGCCGCGCTTTGCCACCAACCCGGCGCGGGTGCGCCACCGCGCCGCCCTCGAAGAGCTGCTGCTGGTGCGCATTGCTGAGCTCAACGGTGCCACGCTGCTGCACGAGCTGGCCCGGCTAGGGGTGCCGGCCGGCGCCGTGCGCACGGTGGGCGAGGCCCTGAGCCAGGAGGCGGCCCAGGCCATGCTACTGCCGCCGCAAAGCCCGGCGTTCCCTTTCGCGGGGTTGCGCACCGTAGCGTTTCGCAGCTCGGTGTGGCCGGTAGTGGGGCAGCTGGCACCGCCGCCAGGGCTAGCCCCGGACTATCAGCCCACTACCGGGTAAGCTCGGCGGTGCAACGCGGGAGGAGGCTTTGCCGTTGAGCAGTTTCCTTACGCTTTGCCATGAAATCTGCATTTTTATCGCGCCTGCTGGGGGCGCTACTGCTAGGGCTATTGCTGCTGGCGCAGCGCCCGGCGCGGGCTTATTCGGTGCTTAGCCACCAAGCCAATATTGACTCGTGCTGGCTGCCTTGCCTGCGGCCGGCCATCGAGCGGCGATTTCCGGGCGGCACTCCCGATGAGCTGCGCGAAGCCAAGGCCTATGCCTATGGCGGCTCTATTATTCAGGACATGGGCTATTATCCGTTTGGCTCTAAGCTATTCACAAACCTAACGCACTATGTGCGCTCGGGTGACTTTGTCGAGAACCTGTTGAAAGAAGCGCACGACCGCAACGAGTACGCGTTTGCCCTCGGCGCCCTAGCCCACTACGCGGCCGATATCTACGGCCACGAGCTGGGTATCAATAAAGCAGTGCCGCTGCTTTTCCCCAAGCTGAAGGCCGAATACGGCCCGGTAGTTACCTACGAGCAAAACCCGGTGGCGCACGGGCGCACCGAGTTTGCCTTCGACGTGACGCAGCTGGCGGCCGGCAAGT
The genomic region above belongs to Hymenobacter sp. BRD128 and contains:
- a CDS encoding CaiB/BaiF CoA-transferase family protein; translated protein: MTPNLPFAGLRVLELAAVLAGPQVGQFFAELGADVLKIEPPTGDVTRTWRTPGDAPDSSVSAYFAASNWGKASLVLDLTEPEAQAALHRLATEADVLLLSYKPGDAEKLGVGYAALSAANPRLIYAHLTGYGPASPRVGYDAVLQAETGFMHLNAASPADPPQKMPVALIDLLAAHQLKEGILTALYQREKTGRGALLSVSLLDSALASLANQGATWLVTGHDPRPLGSGHPGIVPYGTVYRTADGQRLVLAIGTDAQFRQLCLVLMRPRWADEPRFATNPARVRHRAALEELLLVRIAELNGATLLHELARLGVPAGAVRTVGEALSQEAAQAMLLPPQSPAFPFAGLRTVAFRSSVWPVVGQLAPPPGLAPDYQPTTG